Genomic DNA from Candidatus Eisenbacteria bacterium:
GATCGCGAAGGCGCTGGTAGGCCGCGGTGGTCCCGACCACGTACACGCTCCGCGTCCGCTCCTCGTACTCCGCCTCGGCGGCTCCGAGCGAGAAGGGAGCGACGTCGCGCACCGCCGGCGCGCGGCGCCGGATCGCCGCCACGTCGTCGAGCGTCAGGTCTCGCGTGGCGCCGCCGAAGGACGCGGGTCCCATGCCGCTCGTCTCCGTGCGTCCGGGCAGCACCACCACGAGATTCGTGCCCAGCGACGCGAACTGCTCCACGACGTAGCGCTTCGCACCTTCGCCGAGCGAGGTCAGGAGCACGACCGCCGTCGCGCCGATTCCGACGGCAAGGAGGCTCAGCCCCACACGGAGCCGGTGGAGTCGGAGCGACTCGACCGCCATGCCGAGGATGTCGGCGGCTCTCATGCGTTCGGGCGCGGCGCGGGAGCCTGGGGTGCCGGAGACGCCGGCCGCGGCGCGCCCGGCGGCGCGTCCGACGTGAGCCGCCCGTCGTGCAGCGTGAGGAGCCGCCGCGCGTGCGCCGCGACGCCCGGATCGTGGGTCACGAGGAGGATGGTGAGCCCGTCCGCGTTCAGCCGCTCCAGGAGCGCGACGATCTCGGCGCCGGTGCGGCTGTCGAGATTCCCGGTGGGCTCGTCCGCGAGCAGGAGCTTGGGCCTCGTCACGGTCGCCCTCGCGATCGCGACTCGCTGGCGCTCGCCTCCCGAGAGCTGGTCCGGACGATGGCCGGCGCGATGTCCGAGCCCCACCGCGTCCAGCGCCGTGCGGGCGCGCTCCCGCCGCTCCTTCGGGTCGACTCCGGCGAGGATCAGCGGCAGCTCCACGTTCCGCGCCGCGCTCATCCGCGGCACGAGGTGATACGACTGGAAGATGAAGCCGAGCCTCTCGCGGCGGATGTCGGCCAGACGGTCGTCGGAGAGCCCCTGCACCGCCTCCCCGTCGAGGAGGTAGACCCCCGAGGTGGGCGTGTCGAGGCACCCGATGACGTTCAAGAGGGTGGACTTTCCCGAGCCCGAGGGGCCCATCAGCGCGACGAAGTCCCCTCGATGGATGTGCAGGGACACGTCGTCGAGCGCGCGCACCTCGCTGTCGCCGACCGCATAGACACGCGACACGTGCTCGAGCCGGATGACCTCCGGGTTCTCGGAGACGTGTCCGGCTTCGGAGTCGTGCATCGGGCTCCTCAGGGTCCGGCCGCGGTCCGCCTCGTCGAGTCGACCCCGGTTCCGTGCGCCGCGATGAGGACGCGAGCGCCGGCCTTGAGCCCGGCGCGGTCGAGGCTCGTGATCACGTGGACGTCCGGCTCGAGCCCCGAGCGGATCTCGGTCCACTCCCAGCTCTTGAGCCCGGTCGCGACGTCTCGCGAGACCGCGCGTCCGTTCTCCACGATCAGGACGCGCCGGCCGTCGATGACCGCGGGCGTGGGGACACGAAGGACGGCGTCCTTGCGCTCGAGGACGATCTCGACGTCCGCGGTCATCCCCGGCTTCGGCACGGGGATCGTCCCGGGCGTCGACGCTCCCTCGGGCGCCGGCGGCAGCTCCGCCTCCACCTCCTGCGTGCGCGCCTGCTGCCGCGCTTCCTCCACGACGGGCGCGATCCGCGACAGCGTGCTTGGCCACACCACGCCCGGGTACGTGTCCACGGTGATCCTCGTCGGGAGCCCGTTCCGGAGCCGGCCCGCGTCGCGCTCGTCGATCGGCGCGCTCACGTAGAGGCCGCCTTCCCCGACCAGCTCGAGGAGCGGCTGCCCCGGAGTCACCTGCTCGCCGATCTCGACCAGCCGGTGCGCGATCACCCCGTCGAAGGGCGCGCGGATCTCGAGATGGGTGAGCTGGTCCTGCGCGAGCGCG
This window encodes:
- a CDS encoding ABC transporter permease, whose amino-acid sequence is MRAADILGMAVESLRLHRLRVGLSLLAVGIGATAVVLLTSLGEGAKRYVVEQFASLGTNLVVVLPGRTETSGMGPASFGGATRDLTLDDVAAIRRRAPAVRDVAPFSLGAAEAEYEERTRSVYVVGTTAAYQRLRD
- a CDS encoding ABC transporter ATP-binding protein, whose translation is MHDSEAGHVSENPEVIRLEHVSRVYAVGDSEVRALDDVSLHIHRGDFVALMGPSGSGKSTLLNVIGCLDTPTSGVYLLDGEAVQGLSDDRLADIRRERLGFIFQSYHLVPRMSAARNVELPLILAGVDPKERRERARTALDAVGLGHRAGHRPDQLSGGERQRVAIARATVTRPKLLLADEPTGNLDSRTGAEIVALLERLNADGLTILLVTHDPGVAAHARRLLTLHDGRLTSDAPPGAPRPASPAPQAPAPRPNA
- a CDS encoding efflux RND transporter periplasmic adaptor subunit, producing the protein MSTPGTAIPASPSVHASRPGLAGRRARRVALVVIALLAGFVLWRSCFRERAIEVEVASSDTGPVEDLVVNSEAGTIKARARARLGVEATGRVAAIPHRENARVTRGTLLLRLDPSTERTRLEAARRDVQVVTATLESARSAAALARQQYDRTRELHGRQLASQEQLDEASSRLETSEADVRAAQARLRSVQSAVALAQDQLTHLEIRAPFDGVIAHRLVEIGEQVTPGQPLLELVGEGGLYVSAPIDERDAGRLRNGLPTRITVDTYPGVVWPSTLSRIAPVVEEARQQARTQEVEAELPPAPEGASTPGTIPVPKPGMTADVEIVLERKDAVLRVPTPAVIDGRRVLIVENGRAVSRDVATGLKSWEWTEIRSGLEPDVHVITSLDRAGLKAGARVLIAAHGTGVDSTRRTAAGP